In the Gossypium arboreum isolate Shixiya-1 chromosome 10, ASM2569848v2, whole genome shotgun sequence genome, one interval contains:
- the LOC108489307 gene encoding 60S ribosomal protein L18a-like encodes MVTFRFHQYQVVGRAHPTESDEHPKIYRMKLWATNEVRAKSKFWYFLRKLKKVKKSNGQVLAINEIFEKNPTKIKNYGIWLRYQSRTGYHNMYKEYRDTTLNGAVEQMYTEMASRHRVRFPCIQIIKTATIPAKLCKRDSTKQFHNSKIKFPLVFKKVRPPTRKLKTTYKASKPNLFM; translated from the exons ATGGTTACTTTCAGG TTTCACCAGTACCAAGTTGTTGGAAGGGCTCACCCAACAGAGAGCGATGAGCATCCCAAGATCTATAGGATGAAGCTCTGGGCCACCAATGAGGTTCGGGCCAAATCCAAGTTCTG GTACTTCTTGAGGAAGCTGAAAAAGGTTAAGAAGAGCAATGGTCAGGTCCTTGCCATCAATGAG ATATTTGAGAAGAACCCTACCAAGATTAAGAATTATGGTATATGGCTCCGCTACCAAAGCCGTACCGGTTATCATAACATGTACAAGGAATACCGTGACACTACTCTAAACGGAGCTGTTGAACAGATGTACACTGAGATGGCTTCTCGCCACAGAGTCCGGTTCCCATGTATCCAGATTATCAAGACTGCAACTATCCCAGCCAAGCTATGCAAGAGAGATAGCACCAAGCAATTCCACAACTCCAAAATCAAGTTCCCATTGGTGTTCAAGAAGGTAAGGCCGCCTACCAGGAAGCTGAAGACCACTTACAAGGCATCAAAGCCTAACTTGTTTATGTAA
- the LOC108488873 gene encoding phospho-N-acetylmuramoyl-pentapeptide-transferase homolog, producing the protein MIMNLALIIFLTMVLLLVDWCGWKIVRLPLAPFYLTSPFLISLILALCAGYVGIPLLRIFKFYQIVKKIGPEKYLTKKRTPTMGGLFFIPVGIAVARFATGFSSAEVGATAAATLAFATIGLLDDALGSTKQKSNGIDPWLRLLLEAAVGIWFSFWLDSTRLSSPYGMKMLVPLPAPLGLLCLGKFYLLLTPLCFVSMGKGVNITDGLDGLVAGTASLAFIGMSIAVLPICPELSVFGTAMAGACIGFLFHNQYKAGVIMGDTGSSALGGALAAMAACTGMFFPLFIASGLFVLEASLVVMQVVYFKATKQYHGSGRRLFKMAPLHHHLELCGLQEPMIVAGAYAVSSVLALCAAYIGLKSA; encoded by the exons ATGATAATGAACTTGGCTCTTATAATCTTCCTGACAATGGTTCTTTTACTTGTGGATTGGTGTGGATGGAAAATTGTTAGGCTACCTTTAGCGCCATTCTACTTGACTTCCCCGTTTTTGATATCTTTAATCTTAGCTTTGTGTGCTGGTTATGTTGGTATCCCATTGCTTAGAATTTTTAAGTTTTATCAAATAGTTAAGAAAATAGGGCCAGAAAAATATTTGACAAAGAAGAGGACCCCAACGATGGGTGGACTTTTTTTTATACCAGTTGGTATAGCTGTTGCGAGATTTGCAACTGGTTTTTCTTCTGCTGAAGTTGGTGCTACTGCAGCAGCAACCTTGGCATTTGCTACAATTGGACTACTTGATGACGCCTTAGGTTCCACCAAGCAAAAGAGCAATGGTATAGATCCATGGTTAAGGCTACTTTTGGAG GCAGCTGTTGGGATTTGGTTTTCATTTTGGTTGGATTCTACACGTTTATCGTCAccctatggcat GAAAATGCTGGTTCCTCTACCTGCACCGTTGGGCCTGCTGTGCTTGGGAAAATTTTACCTATTGTTAACTCCACTTTGTTTTGTTTCCATGGGAAAGGGGGTTAACATAACAGATGGTCTTGATGGTCTTGTTGCTGGGACTGCTTCATTAGCTTTTATTGGAATGTCAATTGCGGTGCTTCCAATATGCCCAG AACTTAGTGTATTTGGGACAGCCATGGCTGGGGCCTGCATTGGTTTTCTTTTCCACAACCAGTACAAAGCAGGTGTAATTATGGGTGATACTGGATCCTCGGCCCTCGGTGGCGCATTAGCTGCAATGGCCGCTTGTACTGGAATGTTCTTTCCCTTATTCATTGCATCTGGTTTGTTTGTTTTGGAAGCATCATTAGTTGTTATGCAG GTGGTATACTTTAAAGCAACAAAACAGTATCATGGAAGCGGGCGTCGGTTGTTTAAAATGGCGCCTTTGCATCATCATCTAGAACTATGTGGACTCCAAGAGCCAATGATTGTTGCTGGTGCATATGCTGTTTCCTCTGTGTTGGCTTTATGTGCTGCTTACATTGGCCTTAAATCTGCATAA